Proteins from a genomic interval of Arachis hypogaea cultivar Tifrunner chromosome 10, arahy.Tifrunner.gnm2.J5K5, whole genome shotgun sequence:
- the LOC112715594 gene encoding phosphatidylinositol 4-phosphate 5-kinase 1, whose protein sequence is MREALVRDTTCEATSIIKNEEPEKKLSLLQSPLPPLKLVPSGRSRSQGIGTRRVTPTTTPLAVSGAGSTVEKILPNGDFYSGDFSGTVPHGSGKYLWTDGCMYEGEWKRGKASGKGKFSWPSGATYEGEFKSGRMEGFGVFVGSDGDTYRGSWSSDRKHGFGLKRYANGDVYEGWWKRNLQDGHGRYVWKNGNMYTGEWRNGVITGKGELVWANGNRYEGQWENGLPKAQGLFKTMSHQQVLLQPHCLKTNGILWGDNFALAVRKRSSVEGSRGSVTEKSFPRICIWESEGEAGDITCDIIDNVEASMFYRDGTASDRDGVGVPFGRSPCCFAGEVKRPGQTIFKGHKNYELMLNLQLGIRYSVGKEGSTLRELKLTDFDPKEKYWTRFPSEGSKITPPHQTAEFRWKDYCPAVFRHLRKLFHVDPADYMLAICGDDALRELSSPGKSGSLFYLTQDDRFMIKTVKKSEVKVLLRMLRSYYQHVSGNENSLVTKFYGVHCVKPIGGQKIRFIVMGNLFCSEYPIHRRFDLKGSSHGRITDKPEEEIDETTTLKDLDLNYVFRVPRNWFKELIQQIERDCEFLEAEKIMDYSLLVGLHFRDDNTCDKMGLSPFVLRTGNRDSYQSEKLMRGYRFLEAELQDRDRVKSGRKSLIRLGANMPARAERMARRSDFDQYTSVGISHLTPYCSGETYDVVLYFGIIDILQDYDISKKLEHAYKSLQVDPTSISAVDPKLYSKRFRDFIGRIFVEDR, encoded by the exons ATGCGGGAAGCACTTGTTCGCGATACCACCTGCGAAGCCACCTCCATCATCAAGAACGAAGAACCCGAGAAGAAACTGTCGCTCTTGCAGTCTCCGTTGCCGCCGCTTAAGTTGGTTCCAAGCGGCCGGAGCCGGTCTCAGGGAATCGGAACCAGAAGAGTGACGCCAACAACGACACCCCTAGCGGTCTCCGGCGCCGGATCCACCGTGGAAAAGATCCTCCCGAACGGCGATTTCTACTCCGGCGACTTCTCCGGCACCGTTCCTCACGGATCCGGGAAGTACCTTTGGACCGACGGGTGCATGTACGAAGGAGAGTGGAAACGCGGAAAGGCTTCGGGCAAAGGAAAATTCTCATGGCCTTCAGGCGCTACCTATGAAGGTGAATTCAAATCTGGAAGAATGGAAGGGTTTGGCGTCTTCGTCGGATCCGACGGAGACACCTACCGCGGGTCGTGGAGCTCCGACAGAAAACACGGCTTTGGCTTGAAGCGTTATGCAAACGGCGACGTTTATGAAGGGTGGTGGAAACGCAACCTGCAAGACGGCCACGGCCGTTACGTTTGGAAGAACGGAAACATGTATACCGGGGAATGGAGGAACGGCGTCATAACGGGGAAAGGGGAGCTTGTTTGGGCTAATGGGAACCGCTACGAGGGGCAGTGGGAGAACGGTTTGCCAAAGGCACAAGGGTTGTTCAAAACGATGTCGCATCAGCAGGTGCTGCTGCAGCCGCATTGCTTGAAGACGAATGGGATTTTGTGGGGTGACAACTTTGCCCTCGCCGTTAGGAAGCGGTCGTCCGTTGAGGGCTCTAGAGGGAGCGTTACGGAGAAGAGCTTCCCGAGGATTTGCATATGGGAATCGGAGGGTGAGGCTGGGGATATAACTTGCGATATTATTGATAATGTGGAGGCGTCAATGTTCTATAGGGATGGAACGGCGTCGGATCGAGATGGGGTTGGTGTGCCATTTGGCCGGAGCCCGTGTTGTTTCGCTGGCGAGGTGAAGAGACCGGGTCAAACGATATTCAAGGGACATAAGAACTATGAATTGATGCTTAATTTGCAATTGGGCATAAG GTACTCAGTAGGGAAGGAAGGCTCGACGTTGCGGGAGCTTAAGCTGACCGATTTTGATCCCAAGGAGAAGTACTGGACTAGGTTTCCATCTGAAGGTTCCAAGATTACGCCACCCCATCAAACAGCGGAATTCCGGTGGAAGGATTACTGCCCTGCTGTTTTTAG GCATTTGAGGAAGCTTTTTCATGTGGATCCTGCTGATTATATGTTGGCTATATGTGGCGATGACGCCCTCAGGGAGCTTTCCTCTCCCGGGAAAAGCGGGAGCCTTTTCTACTTGACGCAAGATGACAGATTTATGATAAAGACAGTGAAGAAATCTGAAGTCAAG GTGCTTCTCCGGATGCTTCGAAGTTATTATCAACATGTCTCTGGTAATGAGAATTCACTTGTAACAAAATTCTACGGGGTACACTGTGTCAAGCCAATTGGAGGCCAGAAG ATCCGGTTTATTGTGATGGGAAACCTTTTCTGCTCGGAATATCCAATTCATCGACGATTTGACTTGAAAGGATCTTCGCATGGGCGTATAACGGATAAGCCGGAAGAGGAGATTGATGAAACGACCACCCTCAAGGACCTTGATCTCAACTATGTGTTTCGTGTACCAAGAAATTGGTTCAAAGAGCTAATTCA ACAAATTGAGCGGGATTGTGAGTTCTTGGAAGCAGAGAAAATTATGGACTACAGCCTTTTGGTTGGACTTCATTTTCGTGATGATAATACATGTGACAAAATGGGATTATCACCATTTGTTTTACGCACTG GAAATCGAGATTCTTACCAGAGTGAAAAGTTAATGCGTGGTTATCGCTTTCTTGAAGCGGAGCTACAAGATAGGGACCGGGTTAAATCTGGAAG GAAATCATTAATTAGGTTGGGAGCCAATATGCCGGCAAGAGCTGAACGAATGGCGCGGAGGAGTGATTTTGATCAATACACCAGTGTTGGAATCAGCCATTTGACCCCTTATTGTAGTGGAGAGACTTATGATGTTGTTCTATATTTTGGGATCATTGACATTTTGCAAGATTACGATATCAGCAAGAAGCTTGAGCATGCTTACAAGTCCTTGCAAGTTGACCCTACTTCGATCTCGGCGGTTGATCCAAAGCTCTACTCAAAGAGGTTCCGTGATTTCATCGGGAGAATATTCGTTGAAGACAGGTAG